A region of Homo sapiens chromosome 17, GRCh38.p14 Primary Assembly DNA encodes the following proteins:
- the SRR gene encoding serine racemase isoform X1, whose protein sequence is MCAQYCISFADVEKAHINIRDSIHLTPVLTSSILNQLTGRNLFFKCELFQKTGSFKIRGALNAVRSLVPDALERKPKAVVTHSSGNHGQALTYAAKLEGIPAYIVVPQTAPDCKKLAIQAYGASIVYCEPSDESRENVAKRVTEETEGIMVHPNQEPAVIAGQGTIALEVLNQVPLVDALVVPVGGGGMLAGIAITVKALKPSVKVYAAEPSNADDCYQSKLKGKLMPNLYPPETIADGVKSSIGLNTWPIIRDLVDDIFTVTEDEIKCATQLVWERMKLLIEPTAGVGVAAVLSQHFQTVSPEVKNICIVLSGGNVDLTSSITWVKQAERPASYQSVSV, encoded by the exons ATGTGTGCTCAGTATTGCATCTCCTTTGCTGATGTTGAAAAAGCTCATATCAACATTCGAGATTCTATCCACCTCACACCAGTGCTAACAAGCTCCATTTTGAATCAACTAACAGGGCGCAATCTTTTCTTCAAATGTgaactcttccagaaaacaggaTCTTTTAAG ATTCGTGGTGCTCTCAATGCCGTCAGAAGCTTGGTTCCTGATGCTTTAGAAAGGAAGCCGAAAGCTGTTGTTACTCACAGCAGTGGAAACCATGGCCAGGCTCTCACCTATGCTGCCAAATTGGAAG GAATTCCTGCTTATATTGTGGTGCCCCAGACAGCTCCAGACTGTAAAAAACTTGCAATACAAGCCTACGGAGCGTCAATTGTATACTGTGAACCTAGTGATGAG TCCAGAGAAAATGTTGCAAAAAGAGTTACAGAAGAAACAGAAGGCATCATGGTACATCCCAACCAGGAGCCTGCAGTGATAGCTGGACAAGGGACAATTGCCCTGGAAGTGCTGAACCAG GTTCCTTTGGTGGATGCACTGGTGGTACCTGTAGGTGGAGGAGGAATGCTTGCTGGAATAGCAATTACAGTTAAG GCTCTGAAACCTAGTGTGAAGGTATATGCTGCTGAACCCTCAAATGCAGATGACTGCTACCAGTCCAAGCTGAAGGGGAAACTGATGCCCAATCTTTATCCTCCAGAAACCATAGCAGATGGTGTCAAATCCAGCATTGGCTTGAACACCTGGCCTATTATCAGGGACCTTGTGGATGATATCTTCACTGTCACAGAGGATGAAATTAAG TGTGCAACCCAGCTGGTGTGGGAGAGGATGAAACTACTCATTGAACCTACAGCTGGTGTTGGAGTGGCTGCTGTGCTGTCTCAACATTTTCAAACTGTTTCCCCAGAAGTAAAGAACATTTGTATTGTGCTCAGTGGTGGAAATGTAGACTTAACCTCCTCCATAACTTGGGTGAAGCAGGCTGAAAGGCCAGCTTCTTATCAGTCTGTTTCtgtttaa
- the SRR gene encoding serine racemase isoform b (isoform b is encoded by transcript variant 2), producing the protein MVHPNQEPAVIAGQGTIALEVLNQVPLVDALVVPVGGGGMLAGIAITVKALKPSVKVYAAEPSNADDCYQSKLKGKLMPNLYPPETIADGVKSSIGLNTWPIIRDLVDDIFTVTEDEIKCATQLVWERMKLLIEPTAGVGVAAVLSQHFQTVSPEVKNICIVLSGGNVDLTSSITWVKQAERPASYQSVSV; encoded by the exons ATGGTACATCCCAACCAGGAGCCTGCAGTGATAGCTGGACAAGGGACAATTGCCCTGGAAGTGCTGAACCAG GTTCCTTTGGTGGATGCACTGGTGGTACCTGTAGGTGGAGGAGGAATGCTTGCTGGAATAGCAATTACAGTTAAG GCTCTGAAACCTAGTGTGAAGGTATATGCTGCTGAACCCTCAAATGCAGATGACTGCTACCAGTCCAAGCTGAAGGGGAAACTGATGCCCAATCTTTATCCTCCAGAAACCATAGCAGATGGTGTCAAATCCAGCATTGGCTTGAACACCTGGCCTATTATCAGGGACCTTGTGGATGATATCTTCACTGTCACAGAGGATGAAATTAAG TGTGCAACCCAGCTGGTGTGGGAGAGGATGAAACTACTCATTGAACCTACAGCTGGTGTTGGAGTGGCTGCTGTGCTGTCTCAACATTTTCAAACTGTTTCCCCAGAAGTAAAGAACATTTGTATTGTGCTCAGTGGTGGAAATGTAGACTTAACCTCCTCCATAACTTGGGTGAAGCAGGCTGAAAGGCCAGCTTCTTATCAGTCTGTTTCtgtttaa